A single genomic interval of Alligator mississippiensis isolate rAllMis1 chromosome 15, rAllMis1, whole genome shotgun sequence harbors:
- the LOC102572631 gene encoding olfactory receptor 1K1-like: protein MEQTNASSLPGFILLGFSSHPELRRLLFPLFLTMYTLTLLGNSLMVLLARTDPRLRCAPMYILLGHLSIVDVAFSSTTVPRALMDLLWGNRAVSYVGCLAQTYFFVAFGITDSFLLACMAFDRYVAVCHPLRYATVMGPSCCLGLVAGSWAVSHLHSLLHVGLLARLSFCASREIPHYFCDVQPLLRLSCSSTRVNELVAFTESSVIVMGPFLFILGSYIFILTAVLRLPSGEGRRKAMSTCGSHLAVVALFYGTVIAVYIRPASSYSADQGRVVTVVYTALTPMLNPLIYSLRNQEVAGALRRALDKLQAPGR from the coding sequence ATGGAGCAGACAAATGCTTCCAGCCTCCCCGGCTTCATACTGCTGGGCTTCTCCTCCCACCCAGAGCTGCGGcgcctcctcttccccctcttcctcaccATGTACACGCTGACCCTGCTGGGAAACTCCCTCATGGTCCTGCTGGCCCGCACTGACCCCCGCCTGCGCTGCGCCCCCATGTACATCCTCCTGGGTCACCTCTCCATTGTGGATGTGGCCTTCTCCTCCACCACGGTGCCCCGAGCCCTGATGGACCTGCTCTGGGGCAATAGGGCTGTGTCCTACGTGGGCTGCCTGGCCCAGACCTATTTCTTTGTGGCATTTGGCATCACTGACAGCTTCCTCCTGGCCTGCATGGCCTTCGACCGCTATGTGGCTGTGTGCCACCCACTGCGCTATGCTACTGTCATGGGCCCCAGCTGTTGCCTTGGGTTGGTGGCTGGTTCATGGGCTGTGTCCCACCTCCACTCATTGCTCCATGTGGGACTGCTGGCCCGGCTCTCCTTCTGTGCGTCACGAGAGATCCCGCATTATTTCTGTGATGTCCAGCCTTTGCTGCGCCTGTCCTGCTCCTCCACCCGTGTCAATGAGCTGGTGGCCTTCACTGAGAGCTCCGTGATTGTCATGGGGCCCTTCCTCTTCATCCTGGGTTCCTACATCTTCATCCTCACTGCTGTGCTCCGGCTACCCTCAGGTGAGGGCCGCCGCAAGGCCATGTCCACCTGTGGTTCCCACCTAGCTGTGGTGGCCCTTTTCTATGGTACCGTCATTGCTGTCTACATACGCCCAGCATCCAGCTACTCAGCTGATCAGGGCCGGGTGGTGACGGTGGTGTACACAGCACTCACCCCCATGCTGAATCCCCTCATCTACAGTCTCCGCAaccaggaggtggcaggggcccTGCGCCGGGCTCTAGACAAACTGCAGGCCCCAGGCAGGTGA
- the LOC132245881 gene encoding olfactory receptor 1E1-like: MEPGNVTAAATDFVLLGLTFQPELRHFLFPLFLAVYLVTLLGNLLIVFLTRWDPALCRTPMYFLLGHLSLADVGFTTTAAPKLLGILASGSGAISYGSCLAQMYFFITFGVLENFLLTVMAYDRYVAVCHPLRYATLISPGRCWGLVGTAWGLAHFHASLHTILMSRLPFCGSRHIHHFFCDLQQLLALACGDTSTNEIAVFAEGGLAVLVPFLFVAASYGRIVVAILRLPSAQGRRKAVSTCGAHLVAVAVFYGTVIGIFFRPSSSYNPQKDMVASLLYSTITPLLNPFIYTLRNKDLHAAWRRALGQCRVSGEVLPMGRETQG, translated from the coding sequence ATGGAGCCTGGGAACgtgactgctgctgctacagacTTTGTGCTGCTGGGCCTCACATTCCAGCCGGAGCTCCGGCATTTcctctttcccctcttccttgcTGTTTACCTTGTGACCCTCCTGGGCAACCTCCTCATTGTTTTTCTGACCCGCTGGGaccctgccctgtgccgtacACCCATGTACTTCCTCCTTGGTCACCTCTCCCTGGCAGACGTGGGCttcaccaccactgcagcaccCAAGCTGCTGGGGATcctggcatctgggagtggggccATCTCCTATGGGAGCTGCCTGGCCCAGATGTACTTCTTCATCACCTTTGGGGTGCTGGAGAACTTCCTCCTCACTGTCATGGCGTATGACCGTTACGTAGCTGTGTGCCATCCACTCCGCTATGCCACTCTCATCAGCCCTGGACGCTGCTGGGGGCTGGTGGGCACTGCATGGGGCTTGGCTCATTTCCATGCCTCCCTCCACACCATCCTTATGTCCCGCCTGCCCTTTTGTGGTTCCCGCCATATCCACCACTTCTTCTGtgacctccagcagctcctggcctTGGCTTGCGGTGACACAAGCACCAATGAGATTGCTGTCTTTGCTGAAGGTGGGCTGGCAGTGCTGGTCCCCTTCCTCTTTGTGGCTGCATCCTATGGGCGCATTGTAGTGGCCATCTTACGGCTTCCATCTGCCCAGGGCCGGCGCAAAGCTGTGTCCACGTGTGGGGCCCACTTGGTGGCTGTAGCTGTCTTCTATGGCACTGTCATTGGCATTTTCTTCCGGCCTTCCTCCAGTTACAACCCCCAGAAGGACATGGTGGCTTCTCTGCTCTACTCCACCATCACACCCCTACTCAACCCCTTCATCTATACCCTTAGGAACAAGGACCTCCACGCAGCCTGGAGGAGGGCTCTGGGCCAATGCAGGGTGTCCGGCGAAGTCTTACCTATGGGTAGAGAAACCCAGGGGTAG